A region of the bacterium genome:
TCGCGCAGCCGGACGATGTGGTCCAAGATCTCCTGGCGCCCGCGCGGATCCAGACCCGCCGTAGGCTCGTCCAGGATCAGCATGCGCGGCTCCATCGCGAGCAACCCGGCGATCGCCACGCGCCGCATCTCCCCGTTGCTCAGCGCGAACGGCGAGCGCGGACCGAACACGTCCGGGTCGAGCCCGACGTGCTCCAGCGCGCGACGCGTCCGCTCGTGGACGTCGTCCGGCCCGAGCCCGAGGTTCCGCGGCGCGAACCCCACGTCCGCGGTCACGGTCTCCTCGAACAACTGGTACTCGGGATACTGGAACAGCAGGCCGATCTGCTGCCGCACCCGCCGTCGATCGACCTCCCGGGCGTGAATATCCACGTCGTCGAGGTACACGCGCCCGGTGGTCGGCCGGAGCAGGCCGTTGAAGTGTTGGACCAAGGTGGACTTGCCCGAGCCGGTGGCACCGATAATGCCCACGATCTCGCCCGCCCGGATCTCCAGCGACACATCGTCGAGCGCGGTCGCCGCGAACGGCGAACCGCGCTGGTACACGTGGGTCAGCCGCTCGCAGCGGATCACGCGGCCCCCGCCGGGCCACCGCGAAGGGCGGCCACCGCGTCCGCTAGCTGTTCGGCCGTGAGCAGGCCCGGCGGCAGCGGCAGCCCCGCCTCGGCGAGGCGGCGCCCGAGCAGCACGATCTGTGGCGGTTCGAGCCGGAGGTCGTGCAGCAGGTCTTCCCGCGCGAAGACCTCCGCAGGCGTCCCGGAGAGCGCGATGCGGCCCTCGGCGAGGACCACGATCCGGTCGGCCAGCGCGGCCTCTTCCATGGCATGGGTGATCAGGACGAGCGTGAGCCCTTCGTCGCGCCGGAGACGCAGCACGGTGTCCATGACCTCGCGCTGCCCAGAGGGGTCCAGCATCGAGGTGGCTTCGTCCAAGACGAGGCACCGCGGACGCATCGCGAGGATCCCGGCGATCGCAACCCGCTGTTTCTGGCCGCCCGACAGGAGGTGCGGCGGCCGGCGGCGGAGTGCGGCGAGCCCGACCACGCGCAGCGCCGCGTCGACGCGCGAGCGGATCTCGGCGGACGGGAGCCCGAGGTTCTCGCAGCCGAACGCGACGTCTTCCTCGACCACCGCCGCGACCAGCTGATCGTCCGGGTGCTCGAAGATCATGCCGACACGCTGGCGGACCGCCCAGACGGCGTCGTGGTCGCGCGTGTCGAGACCGTCCACCACGACCTCCCCGGCGGTCGGCAACAGCAGCGCGTTCAGGTGCTTGGCGAGCGTGCTCTTCCCCGAGCCGTTGCCGCCAACGACGGCGACGCACTCGCCGCGACGCACCTCGAGGTCGATCCCCCGGAGCGCCAGGACCGGCTCGCTGGACCCGGCGTGGTACGTGTGATGAAGCCCCCGAACCCGGATGAGCGCGGGGGCAACGTCTATCATGGTCGCAGGCCCGCCGGGGCCCGTCGCGGCGTCCGGTGGGCGGACGTTACTTGACCAACTCGAGGAGGGCCATCGGCGCTGCGTCGCCGCGCCGCGGCGCCGTCCGGATCACCCGGGTGTACCCGCCACGCCCCTTCTGATACCTCGGCGCCACGGTGGAGAACAGCCGCTTGATCACCGCACGATCGGGGAGCACTCGGGCGACCTGCCGACGCGCGTGCAGGTCGTTCTGGAGCGCCAGGTCGATCATCCGGTCGGCGATCTTCTTCGTCTCCTTCGCCTTGTGCTCGGTGGTCGCGATCCGCTCGTGCACGATGAGCGCCGACACCAGACCGCGGAACAGGGCGAGCCGCGCCCCGGTGTCCCGTCCCAGGCGCCGTCCCTTCTGTCCCAGGCTCATCAGGCACCCCTCCGGCGCAATTCCAGCCCGAGGGCCGCGAGCTTCTCTTTGACCTCGTCCAGTGACTTCCGGCCGAAGTTCTTGACGTTCACCACCTCGTCCTCGGTCCGCTGGAGCAGGTCGCCAAGGGT
Encoded here:
- the rplQ gene encoding 50S ribosomal protein L17; this translates as MSLGQKGRRLGRDTGARLALFRGLVSALIVHERIATTEHKAKETKKIADRMIDLALQNDLHARRQVARVLPDRAVIKRLFSTVAPRYQKGRGGYTRVIRTAPRRGDAAPMALLELVK
- a CDS encoding energy-coupling factor transporter ATPase, producing MIDVAPALIRVRGLHHTYHAGSSEPVLALRGIDLEVRRGECVAVVGGNGSGKSTLAKHLNALLLPTAGEVVVDGLDTRDHDAVWAVRQRVGMIFEHPDDQLVAAVVEEDVAFGCENLGLPSAEIRSRVDAALRVVGLAALRRRPPHLLSGGQKQRVAIAGILAMRPRCLVLDEATSMLDPSGQREVMDTVLRLRRDEGLTLVLITHAMEEAALADRIVVLAEGRIALSGTPAEVFAREDLLHDLRLEPPQIVLLGRRLAEAGLPLPPGLLTAEQLADAVAALRGGPAGAA
- a CDS encoding energy-coupling factor transporter ATPase; translation: MIRCERLTHVYQRGSPFAATALDDVSLEIRAGEIVGIIGATGSGKSTLVQHFNGLLRPTTGRVYLDDVDIHAREVDRRRVRQQIGLLFQYPEYQLFEETVTADVGFAPRNLGLGPDDVHERTRRALEHVGLDPDVFGPRSPFALSNGEMRRVAIAGLLAMEPRMLILDEPTAGLDPRGRQEILDHIVRLRDARGLTIVLITHSMDAVARLCARLVVMDRGRLVADGPVREVFADPARLAALGLGLPQVAVCARLLRERGLPVRPDVLTVDEARAAILDALAGR